CAGACAAGCTAATATTACTGTactcatcttgtttttgttgttgtttacttgaAAAGTGTTAcaactgataataataacagcATTATACGATATGGGTCGCTAATATTACCACTTCTAAAATGCTTATGCTGGTTATAGTTTGACCCACTGAGGCGCAGTGGAGTTACAACAGCCAACGTCTTTGCTTTGAGATTTTATTATATTGCACCCTCTATGGGACAAATTGCTACACTACAATGACAgtaaaatctagaaaaaaaagttgataTATTGCcacaaaagaaatatctgtcatgattatctcaacgtaataaaaagaacacaatccaaacaatttttgaatcagctcattttattattgtttagctaattaggaGGTggctgttattaaattgggacggttatttagttgacattttagtgatatccagtcattttttattaataagtgattgtttccataataaataattatggaatttgtgaagatatgatcataatgaacaaaaaaagttttgtttaataaaaaaaaaaaaaaagaataaaaatgtatgcaagatatatccaactgacttcaaaagttcctcaattatatattgacccggacaatttttgagtcattttggacaattttcttgtcattttcaacaagttttatgtcagcttggatcgtttctcctcattttggatcatttttgtgtctttgggatcattttcgagtcatttaggacaaatttcatgtcattctgggcgggtcaatatataattgcgggaatttttgtaacatagttgacattttagtgatatccagtcttaacttttaataaaaatgtatgcaagatatatcccatggacttcaaaagtccctcaattatatattgactcgtatacgtttttaaattattgcatTTGAGTTCGAGTTGTCCACACAAAGCAGTACATAATTTATTATatctaaaacaagacaacatgaAAACTGGTCATGTGTTAGAGAAATACTTGTAATACGTTTTAAAAAGCCTGTAAAGTTACACCTACAGTACAACTATTTGTTCATCCTGGCCACGATGCATTGATGTTCTCGCTTTGGTCCCAGGTGACAGCTGCCGTTTGCCTTTTAACAAACCTGCCGCTGATTGGTCCAATTCTGACATCTACAGTCACCGACCAATCAGAGCGCCGGAACCTTGTTGTTACattaaggaagaaaaaaaaaaacagctgttcaTAAGCTGCACAAGAGGAATATTTCAGAGCCGTTGTGCGGCAGTTTGGCTCCAAACTCAAGTACGTATGAAAACTAAAAACTTTAATTTACCGGGCCGTGTTCGTAATGTCGAAGGTTATCTGTTAAACGTAGCTAGGTGCTTAGGAGCTAGCATTGCGGCTAGCAGTACACCGTTAATACAGCTGATTTCTCCCACTTGCTACGTGAAGCCTCGTCACGGGGTCTTCACGGCTGTAGGTAAATAATTTGCGAGCGGGTTTCTTGTATCGGCAGGACCGTGAAATGTGTACATTCGAGAAGCCAGTTGACCTTTCGGTTGGACGAGCTAGCAGCCTCGGTAGCCAAACAGTAATGTGACGACGTGTTGTGTGAGCAGTTAGCAATGGAGCAAGGACGGGGGAGCGTCATCAAACCAGGTGAAGCACACGCACATGAACGCACCCAAGAGCCTCTAATGTTCATAACAAATACATCATTTCTGCTGCAAATTCGTTTTAGAAGCGCTACGTGTCAAATAAGCCTGTTGCAGCACATATGAAGGAAAATtaagtttaatattttgaaaaaaaatggccCAAATAATCCAGTATGTAGGCCTTTGAAAGGTGCTGGATCATGTTTCGCCTCTGCTAACATAATATCCACACAGATTTAGTTgtatttgtgcaacaggaatgcaACACcggattatttttaaaatatccgAAGCTGTAAagtctttgtttacatttcccCTCCTGTCCACAAGTGCCTGAAAGCTGCGCCAATAATAGAATAATTGTacagaatgcattttttaaaaaatgtgtacaaGTAAGTAGATTAAAGTAAATGTTGGATTGAGGCTAGTGGTGTGCATGCAGTCATGAGAAGGTGGATTTCAGCTCGATAAATCTGACACACGATGGGCCTGCCATTTTGTCTCACCAAGCAGAAGATGAATGTCAAAATGCATCAATTTCTGCACaactttgttcatttattttcgACAAATTTCCAGCAGTAACTGAACAGGAAAAGATGAAGAGATATGTTTGGTCGTTTCATCCATTTAGGTGGTTTGAGGCAAACATACCGGGGTAAATAAGGTAATCATGGGGtagattttctgtattttggtgCTTTACTCATTGCAAACAACTAGTATGTACAGAAGCAAACACTTAATGTATATAACATTGAATTAACATTCTAACAAAGTGTGGGTATGTTATCTTATGCAGTGTTTGAGCTTCATAATGTAACCTTGATATCCTTGAGATGCATTTGCATTCCCTAACAAGTTCATAAAAAATAGATCATTTCTGCTACAAATTCATTGTAGAAGCCCTTCGTGTCAAATAAGCCTGTTGCAGCGcatatgaaagaaaatgtaagtTGCATATTTTGAGAAAAAATGGCCCAAATAATCCAGTCTGTAGGCCTTTGAAAGGTGCTGGATCATGTTTCGCCTCTGCTAACATAATATCCACATAGAtttatttgtgcaacaggaatgcaACACcggattatttttaaaatatccgAAGCTGTAAaatctttgtttacatttcctCTCCTGCCCACAAGTACCTGAAAGCTGCgctgataataaaataattgtgtagaatacatttttaaaaaatatgtacagaTAAATGGATTAAAGTAAATGTTGgattaaacatatttttgaggCTATTTAGCTCGATTAATCAGACACACGATGGGCCTACCATTTTGTCTCACCAAGTAGAGGATGAATGTCAAAATGCATCAATTTCTGCACAACttagttcatttatttttgacaaattccCAGTAGTAACTGAGCAGGAAAAGATGGAGAGATATGTTTGGTCGTCGCCAGGTGTTGAATGTAGTCAGCTTAGCAGGTGGTTTGAGGTAAACATACTGGGGTAAATAAGGTAATCATGGGGcagattttctgtattttggtgCTTTTACTCACTGCAAACAACTTGtaattaaaaaagcaaacactgaATGTATATAACATTGAATTAACATTGTGACAAAGTGTGGGTATGTTATCTTATGCAGTGTTTGATGCTTCAGAGTGTAACCTTGATATCCTTGAGATGCATTTGCATTCCCTAACAAGGCCCAGTCAGCAGCTAAATGACCATAGAGATAAAGTACCCTGCTCAGCTACTCCCACACCACAGCTCTGATCACTTTGTGGCTCTCATTATTCAGTAGTTTAAGTATCATCCTATGTATTCTAACTGATTAAGaaatgtgtgcttttctttattCTCTCTTTTTCCAGCAGAAAGAAAAGTCGGTGTTTTCATCTGCCAATCAAACCATCTCCTCTGCACAGACTATTAAAATGGTGAGATGCTGTGCTAGCTATTCtacatattattataatttattgttgactaattgtattttctttaaatgcCTGGAATATGAGGAATTCCCATTGTTGAATTTGTGTACAACGAAATGACCTACTCCATAATAGCATTGTGACATGATATATAGGGATTTACACACTATCATGAACACTATTATGTACAATATCTACTGTTTTATTCCAGTGCAATTGAAGGACAATATTGTTAGCTATTTTGCTTGTTAGAATTCAAGAATCAAAACACAGTAATTACTACTATTGCTGGTAAAAATGAATGAGTTGCATCCCCAAGTGCTTTGCATAACAACCGATAAAGCAAACAGTAGTTAAAAGTAGTTTAAAATGTGTAAGTGAATAGTCTGCGTAAGTATTCATGATATATTTCCTAAATGGCCCTTTACCTATATTATGTGTCATTATGTGTCAGTTTGCTAAATGTCAGTATTTTCCTCATCTATTAGGTGTGACAGCTGCCAGAGCCCTGTGTGACAGACATCCTTTAGAGAGTGGAATCTAACACCTTACAGAAGATGGAGGAGTCTCCTCATTTGTACATCTCAGAACATGGAGACAGTGAGGatatagaggaggaggaggaggaagaggaagaggaagatgaggacaTTTATGAAGAAGAACCAGACTTGAATAAGTTTCCCTACCAAGAACCTCACAAACTTCCCAACCAGGAGAGAAACTGGGACTCCTTTCCCTGCCAGCACTGTGAGAGATGTTTTACCAGCAAACAAGGCTTGGAACGAcacgcacacattcacactaTGGCGAACGATGAGGGGCATGGATGCAAAAGCAATATGAGCAGCATGTCTTTGGGTCAGCTGCAGCAAGAAAAGACAAAGCCTCTGGATTCAGCGGGCTCAGACATGCAGCTTCATAACTCATCCCCCACTAGCCCTAATGCTCCCATTTTGTCGGCTGGAGATCACACTGCAGAGCCACACAAGCCGGGTGTTTTACACGGGCATCATGCTTGCAAGTACTGTGAAAAGGTATTCACAACTCACACCAACAAGCGACGCCATGAGCGCAGGATCCACGAGAACAACCCACAAGTCACACATGTGGAGAAAACCCAAGAGGAAAGTCCTCAGAGAATAGTCAGTGACTCGTCTCAGCAGCAGACGCAGCCTGGTGACAGTACAGCGCTCGTATCTGCTCTGGAGAATGAAAGGGAACACACAGAACAGTACATGCTAGATGTCTCGAGCAATATTTCTGAGAATCTCAGCTTTTACATTGATGGAAAGATAGTGTCAACAAGTACAGTCAGTAACTGTGAAGCCACCGAGGTTCATTCTGGGTCTTCGGCTTTAGTCGGACTGGATGCCCTGATTCTAGACCCCACCCAGATCAGCCAGGTTTTAAACACAGATTCAGCTACAGGCAAAGAAACACCTGGTCAACCACTTGGCAAGAGGAGAACTGCAACACCACCTCTCTTAccacaaattaaaactgaactGGAGTCTGAGGTGGTCGTGTCTTCGTCGTCCTCATCACTTGTATCTTCTTTAATAGAGAACCTACTTCCTCAGAACACAGAGTCTACAGTCgtgcaaaaagaaagaacagtgtTTTTGTCGCCAAAGCTGAAGCAGCTTCTGGAGAAACAGGATGGCCTTAAACCTACACTTGCCCTCATCACAGATGGCCAGAAGCCGTGCTCacctgtgtctctgtctgtcctaCCTTCTGGAACAGGAAGGTTTAAAAGAAGAACTGGCTCTCCGACAAGCTCTCCACcgcaaaatgaagaaatgtcaaCGACGGATACAGGAGATTTTGATGATGGAAATGTGGGACAAATAGAGATCCAGCAAAGCTCACCTGTGGACCAAACACTGGAGAACAATGACACAACCCCATCTGCTGCGGAGTCGGCAGTGAAACCTGTTCTGACAGAGAGCTGGCCTCCTGTGACCGGTGGTAATTCCTGTAACCAGCAGCCTCTGGATCTCTCAAATACGATCAAAAGAAATGAAGACTTGGCTTTAGCTGATGCCGTGCTGGATTTGAGTTTGCAGAAAAAGAGCTTAGGTGAACCTGAGCCGATGTTAAGTTTTATTTCACAGACGGTTTTGACAGAGGGAGAATCAAATGCGTGCATGTTGGAAAAAGCCTTAATGAAACTTGGAGAACACGGCTTAAGCTTAGGGACTCCTGACACTCCTTTAGTCACTGACTTTACCATAGTTACAGGTTCAGACATCGTGACCCCAGTGGAGCCTGTTGCAGACGGGCTTGTTTATGGACTCACCCTACCTGCCACTTCTCTGACTCCGTCAGCCACTCTTACCCCCGTTGCTTTGCAGCCAGCTTCACCGTGTACTATAGCGTTTGCTTCCCCAACCTCACACACCGTGCTCCCTACCGCTCCTTCATTAATCACAGTTTTGGCGGCCGCACCACCGCCACAAATTTCCAACCCCTCAAACCAACCAATCCAGATATTAGCCCCAAATATATCTCCTGAGCCCCTGGTAATCTGTacagaaaatgcattaaattcTTCAGAGTGTGATTTAGCCACCGCATTTGCCGCTACAAATTCTGCAAACCTCGTCACTCTCTCCCAACCCCTTGACCCGACTCTAAATCTCCCCGGCCACGTGTTTCTCACAGATCAAATTGCTCTCAACCCGCCTATAGTCGAGTCCACTCCTGTGTCAGAAGTGCCGTTCACACCCACTGTGGCTTTAAATGACTCCCTACTCAGCTCGTACAACATCGCCAGCAACACAGTGTTAATAGAGTGTACAATAGCTCTTGAAGCCCCGAGGAGTGTAGTCCCTGCTGCAATTACCCTACAAGAAAATACTGCTGAGTCTCCCGCTCCGACAGAGATGGTTGTTAATCACATAGAACAGCAACAGATTGTATCAGTGCCCAGCCCTCAAACTGCAGACCCCACTATTCTTGTGTCGTCCATCGCAGAATCGGTAACACTTTCCACTACTGCTGCTGTGATACCTGATAGTCCTTCTGTGGCCGAGTCGAATCCTGACCCAGAGCCTGCT
The nucleotide sequence above comes from Amphiprion ocellaris isolate individual 3 ecotype Okinawa chromosome 8, ASM2253959v1, whole genome shotgun sequence. Encoded proteins:
- the prdm2a gene encoding PR domain zinc finger protein 2, with product MEESPHLYISEHGDSEDIEEEEEEEEEEDEDIYEEEPDLNKFPYQEPHKLPNQERNWDSFPCQHCERCFTSKQGLERHAHIHTMANDEGHGCKSNMSSMSLGQLQQEKTKPLDSAGSDMQLHNSSPTSPNAPILSAGDHTAEPHKPGVLHGHHACKYCEKVFTTHTNKRRHERRIHENNPQVTHVEKTQEESPQRIVSDSSQQQTQPGDSTALVSALENEREHTEQYMLDVSSNISENLSFYIDGKIVSTSTVSNCEATEVHSGSSALVGLDALILDPTQISQVLNTDSATGKETPGQPLGKRRTATPPLLPQIKTELESEVVVSSSSSSLVSSLIENLLPQNTESTVVQKERTVFLSPKLKQLLEKQDGLKPTLALITDGQKPCSPVSLSVLPSGTGRFKRRTGSPTSSPPQNEEMSTTDTGDFDDGNVGQIEIQQSSPVDQTLENNDTTPSAAESAVKPVLTESWPPVTGGNSCNQQPLDLSNTIKRNEDLALADAVLDLSLQKKSLGEPEPMLSFISQTVLTEGESNACMLEKALMKLGEHGLSLGTPDTPLVTDFTIVTGSDIVTPVEPVADGLVYGLTLPATSLTPSATLTPVALQPASPCTIAFASPTSHTVLPTAPSLITVLAAAPPPQISNPSNQPIQILAPNISPEPLVICTENALNSSECDLATAFAATNSANLVTLSQPLDPTLNLPGHVFLTDQIALNPPIVESTPVSEVPFTPTVALNDSLLSSYNIASNTVLIECTIALEAPRSVVPAAITLQENTAESPAPTEMVVNHIEQQQIVSVPSPQTADPTILVSSIAESVTLSTTAAVIPDSPSVAESNPDPEPAVSTEQPTTKDEEDPDSSVPEISSKTSPSPEKAEEEEPSNDTPTDVQQQTFTKNFVCNVCDKLFHSMKELGHHVGDHADEWPYKCEFCVLLFGKPSALLDHRSSLHGVGKTYVCSACTKEFVYLCNLKQHQEELHPGQQCTYTEEEKGKLRPQNYNNSTKVNSDALVPEAPEEPKKVVKKEEGEVDVATEELFTTIKIMASDGGKVKGADVRLGINQHYPSFKPPPFPYHNRSPAGLMASATNFTTHNIPQTFSTAIRCTKCGKSFDNMPELHKHILACANASDKRRYTPRKNPIPLRHFAKTQNGVLSTTNSTNGLNASNRVSHSNRSKHTPEPPVKFKVLNKRKKKLVQRVMPQRNKSHKMSSAQVGERQEIFVCPHCSREFTMRRSRTKHMAVCPKKLKEIKKRKEGGISVTKENDRHLHRGVSHGEEKQQSSPPHKTRLQTSGSAKRPAILPVQTVFSNKRSKIIIKESTQPKHETPTLSELPIVRTFNPSMRQYSRVQHSVKGVPIKITIVKPQQTAPQKDELPPSQSRNEATGTITSSSVQSASA